CGCGTTTACGAAATTTCACGTCGACAAATTAAGCGCTATGTTGGAAACTATTCTTCCTATCTCGTTCAAAAAAGAGAACAATATGACCAAGAGATAAAGCAATACGAGAAACAGCAGGATGAAATTGAAAAACTTCAAGACTTTGTTCAACGCAATATTGCTAGAGCCTCCACAACAAAAAGAGCGCAAAGCAGACAAAAGCAGCTGCAACGGATGGAAAAGCTAGATAGACCATCAGGTGACGAAAAATCGGCTTCATTTTCTTTCTCCATTGATAAACAAAGTGGAAATGAAGTATTCCAGCTTAAAGATGGAGCAATTGGATATGAAAAAAGTTATCCACTTGTGGATAACTTAAATATTCGAATTACACGTGGCGAAAGTGTGGCTCTTGTTGGTCCAAACGGAATTGGAAAATCAACTCTTTTAAAAAGCATTGTCAATCGTCTCCCTCTTTTAAAGGGAAACACAATGTTTGGTTCAAATGTTAGTGTTGGTTATTATGACCAAGAACAAGCAACATTAACTTCTTCTAAAACTGTTATTAATGAGCTCTGGGATGACTATCCATCAATACCTGAAAAAGAAATCCGCACGCTCCTTGGAAGTTTTCTGTTTAGCGGAGATGACGTATTAAAGCCTGTTAACACGCTTAGTGGAGGCCAAAAAGCTCGTCTTGCTCTTGCAAAACTAATGATGAAAAAAGCCAATTTTCTTATTCTTGACGAGCCAACAAACCACCTTGATTTAGATAGTAAACAAGTCCTTGAAAACGCGCTTGTTGATTATCCAGGAACAATTTTATTTGTTTCCCATGACCGTTATTTTATTAATCGTATTGCTACAAAAGTGCTTGAACTTTCACGTGTTAATGTTCAGGAATTTTTAGGAGACTACGACTATTATTTAGAGAAGAAAGCTGAAGAGCTAGAGCTAAAAGAAATGGAAGCTTCAGAAAATCAAAAAAGTGTAGAAGCACCTATAAAAAATGATAGGTTAACATATGAACAAGAGAAAGAAGCTAAAAAGAAGCTTCGTCAATATAAACGCCGCATTGAAGAAATTGAAGCTTCCATCTCACAAGCAGAAGAGAAAATTGCTGAAAACGAAAATTTACTTCTTCAACCAGAAGTTTATGAAGATCATGAAAAAGCTTATGCTTTAACAGAAGAAAATAACAAGCTTAATGAAGAGCTCCTCTCTCTTATGGAAGAATGGGAAGAACTTCAACTTCAAATTGAAGACTAAAAAAAGCTCGTACATTTGTACGAGCTTTTTTATTGTGGATAACCATTCTATCCACAGTTTTTATTCACAAACTCACAGAGAATGAAAAAAAGAACCTTACCCTATTCACACACTCTGGATAACACTGTGGATAGAATTATAGCATTAATCCAGGGTTTGCATTTAAGTCCATTGCAGCTCTTTTTCCACTTTTGTAAAGCTCGCTTGCGGCAGCACCAATCATTGCTGCGTTGTCTGTACAAAGAGGAAGTGGGGGAATAATAAGTTCCAG
This region of Priestia filamentosa genomic DNA includes:
- a CDS encoding ABC-F family ATP-binding cassette domain-containing protein; protein product: MILLQLNNITKYFGADIILSNIKMEVQSNDRIGLVGRNGAGKSTLLKIISGAISYDGGEIIKPKDVELGYMGQDTMLESDLSIWDEMMTVFSPLKEMEKKIRSLEEKMGDPTFLNDSTKYEKLLQEYDILQAAFKDKGGYQYEAETRSILHGFRFKDHSVSISTLSGGQKTRLSLAKLLLTKPDLLILDEPTNHLDIETLSWLEQFLQGYAGAILIVSHDRYFLDKVVNRVYEISRRQIKRYVGNYSSYLVQKREQYDQEIKQYEKQQDEIEKLQDFVQRNIARASTTKRAQSRQKQLQRMEKLDRPSGDEKSASFSFSIDKQSGNEVFQLKDGAIGYEKSYPLVDNLNIRITRGESVALVGPNGIGKSTLLKSIVNRLPLLKGNTMFGSNVSVGYYDQEQATLTSSKTVINELWDDYPSIPEKEIRTLLGSFLFSGDDVLKPVNTLSGGQKARLALAKLMMKKANFLILDEPTNHLDLDSKQVLENALVDYPGTILFVSHDRYFINRIATKVLELSRVNVQEFLGDYDYYLEKKAEELELKEMEASENQKSVEAPIKNDRLTYEQEKEAKKKLRQYKRRIEEIEASISQAEEKIAENENLLLQPEVYEDHEKAYALTEENNKLNEELLSLMEEWEELQLQIED